A single Lactuca sativa cultivar Salinas chromosome 8, Lsat_Salinas_v11, whole genome shotgun sequence DNA region contains:
- the LOC111919736 gene encoding syntaxin-81, which produces MAKIRDRTEDFKDAVNRGALSLGFNEAKRAALMASFIMHKPRERSPFTKAALKTLESIGTLEQFLIKHRKDYVDPHRTTEEERDSIEHEVSVFVKACKEQIDILKSSITDEEANAKGWLGIRGDNANADTVAHKHGVVLILSESLHSVTSQFDQLRAIRFQEAINRAMPRRKPKPKRAPLEKTETTSSSETRDQSEITTEPMKVQQQVLDDETRALQVELSSLLDAARDTETKMVEMSALNHLMSTHVLQQAQQIEYLYDQAVEATKNVEMGNKELSQAIERNSSSRVFLLLFIAVFTFTILFLDWYDN; this is translated from the exons ATGGCTAAGATCAGAGACCGAACTGAAGACTTCAAAGATGCTGTCAATAGGGGAGCTTTATCTTTGGGATTTAACGAG GCCAAAAGGGCAGCTCTAATGGCATCTTTCATCATGCACAAACCTCGTGAAAGATCACCTTTCACCAAAGCTGCATTAAAAACA CTAGAAAGCATTGGGACTCTAGAACAGTTCTTGATAAAGCATAGAAAGGATTATGTAGATCCTCATCGTACCACAGAAGAGGAAAGAGACAGCATTGAACATGAA gtTAGTGTTTTTGTAAAAGCTTGTAAAGAACAAATTGACATTCTGAAAAGCAGCATAACTGATGAAGAAGCAAATGCAAAAGGTTGGCTTGGAATTCGGGGTGACAATGCTAATGCTGATACTGTTGCACACAAACATGGAGTG GTTTTGATTTTAAGTGAAAGTCTTCATTCAGTGACATCACAGTTTGATCAACTGAGAGCTATACGTTTTCAAGAAGCTATTAATCGAGCCATGCCAAGAAGAAAACCAAAACCAAAGCGGGCCCCACTTGAAAAAACAGAAACAACAAGTTCATCAGAGACGAGGGACCAAAGTGAAATTACAACTGAACCCATGAAAGTACAACAGCAAGTTTTAGATGATGAAACACGTGCTCTTCAG GTGGAGTTATCGAGTCTTCTTGATGCTGCGCGTGACACCGAAACAAAGATGGTAGAGATGTCGGCATTGAATCATTTGATGTCGACACATGTGTTGCAACAAGCTCAACAAATTGAGTATTTGTATGATCAG gCGGTTGAAGCAACAAAGAATGTTGAGATGGGTAACAAGGAGCTAAGTCAAGCGATAGAGAGGAACAGCAGTAGCAGAGTTTTTCTGTTGCTTTTTATTGCTGTTTTTACTTTTACTATTCTTTTTCTTGACTGGTATGATAATTAG